ttaaaccaACTTGTTTTAAACTATGGGTAGTCCTATTAATGTAATCATCAATATCATCTTTTCGTAGTAACCGTAAAATTCAGTTGTTGGTTCCAAAGTAGTTATCAATAAACTATCCAGCGAAACTATATATCTAACAAGCACATTTCACTCAAGCGCCAGTCCTATAAGGAGTTGCTGTCACTGGAAGATGCTCTCCCATTGATATATATCAGGGCATctttaagaaaatttcaaaaagcctTTTTAAGTCTTTCACTCACTCTCCTCACTCACCAGGAGTGACCAAAGaggaattctccttacaatttcacaacattttcaagcagaaaggttaaaaggagaaggaaaaacataaattagtgAAAATGGATTGgattcaacaccaaattctcaacaCTGAAATactaagaattgtatgatagACAGTGAGGAGAACTGAATTTTAGATCTTAGCTGTGAGTCAGTTGAAGCCAAGTCTAATCTTGTTTTGTGGGCATGGCCCAAATCTGTTTTCATCTCCGAAAGGAAACAATTCTCAAACAGCTAATAGCAGCGAAAACTTTAAAATGAGAGGCAATTTGATGAAGTTTCTCTAATTACagtttaaaccatttttctGACAACCTCAGACCTCTATGAGGTACTGCTAAAGCACTAGTTGTTGTCATTTTAGGTTAATGCAGCCTCAAAAGCAAGCAGAAATTCACAAATTTAATCCCTAAAATAGAAAGGGAAATTCTATCACCTGTAAAGGGGGACTACCCCTTTTTCTGGGTGGAGTTGGGGAGAAGGGAGATTTGTATATTACCCCAGTAGGCTGACTAAATTTACACCAGgaagcagcagcagcagcaagcGTGGTAACAAAACTTTGCAGGAATGTTACCAGAATGTTTAGCTTTCAACACCATAGAGGCAACACCCTTCATTAGAGCTGAAGAAACTTTGTGACAAGTCCCTGCCCTGGAGATGTAATCAGTAGCTAATGAATGGAGTCGTTTCCCATCAAAAGAGTTAAAATGGCCGGGAAAAACTGTATCTACTTGGCTTGATAGTTCTTGTAGTCTTCTGCACGTCTGAACATAGGCAGTAATGTCGCTGTAAGGGAGCCAGTCGATTAAATATCCATCATACATGGTGTCACCACTAAACAATACCCGTGCTTGTTCATCCACTAACCCGATACTGCCACGAGAGTGACCGGGGAAATGAAGCACGCGCAATTTTCGGTCTCCAAGATCAAATTCATATCCTTCTTCTAAAACTTCGAATGGCTGAGCTGATTTCACATGGTAGTCTTGAATGTTCCATCCCTCGTGAGGGGGAACGGAAATCTCCGCCGTAGTTGTAAAAATCGAGACTGTTTCGTAGTTGTTGCCGTGGCGAATGGCTTCGGCCTCCCGGCTGTGAATGGCAAAGTTTTCGAACTGATAAAGTCCTCCTGAGTGATCAAAATGAACGTGAGTAGCGACGGCTTCCACAGGTTTGTCGCCGATCAAACTTTGTTGTTTGAGAAAATCAGGGAGATTCCACAATCCAATCCCTGTGTCGATTACCAAATCTTTCTTGGTGCCTTTGACCAGCCAAATGTTAGCTTGATTTGGAGAATCAAAGAACCTCTCCcgaaacaaataaacattgtCGTATCCCTGCACCTTCTGGATGCTGAATGGTTCTTCGGCCATTCCAAAATCACTGTTTTGAACTAATCCATAACTTCAGAATCGCGATCTCAAGCGTGACTGCAGTGATATCGCGTGACTTTGAACCGAGCACGGGGATCTCTCttatcaaaatttcaaccatATTTCAAGGCCTTTCGTTACCCTCTTTTCGGAGCTGACAACTTAAGAAATAAATGAGATTGGATTTATAAGAGCTAACTTAATGTTAATGGCCTTTAGGAGGAAGCCCGCCACCATGCTACTGTGAAACGCGTTTGATAGCTTGAGCCCAGTCTCCCATCATGCAGAGCCCTACGAACTAGCTACCAAGCTACTGCTTCTCCCTTCATTCACACCAGACAAATGATCGCGGTCAGCCAGTTTATTGAATCCTGCACGTAACAAGATATTTCCACAGAGAATCCTCCACTCAGataaagatttctttttacaaTTAGAAAATTCTCTGTTTAGTTTAAAAAGGGCAGGGGATCATAATCGTATTCGAAGATAACCTTAAGCGTACAAAGATCTGTCAGTTTTCAAATACTCCTGACAGTGAACAGTTATGAACGATGCATGTCGTggatgaaatttaatttaacatgTACTTTAGTTTGCTTCATAACgtattaacatcacaagaagAATGAACTTTCTGATTACATTTAGGGCTTAagaaatttacaatatttttctccttaaaaCAAACCCAAGGATTTTCTTCTGCATCCTAAATATATTAATGGATTTCGAGCTAGGAAAATAACCACGTAATTCAAGACACACCGTTTTGATACCACACTTAAATATTCActgcaattttctttctctcataaataatttataaaaatatattaacacAACTCATCAAATATATTAAAACACATCTTGTGAATTAAATATCCAAGCACTCGtatatcaaaattaaatatacaactttttttttgtccttcaatttaaagacaaataaataatttcactCTGTTAAACTCCAAACGGCGACAACGTTTTCCTAAAGACACCTATACATTTCTGTCCTTACTGGATTGTCTGGTTAACGCAAAAAAGTCTTCTGTCTTCGAAACTATTTCCACATTAATAGTTGAAAGATTCTGATAATTCAGTTGGAAAAGAAATATATGAATACCGCTTCTTTCCTTGCAAAATTTCTGTACATGTTAtgaacattttctttcaaaatctttGAAGTTTTCCTTACAATTGTTATGTCAAACGAGGGAAAATGTTTCCCGCGGGGGTAAAAACCCAAAGTACAATTTatgaacgatttttttttttggtgaaactTTGATCACGATCCTTTTAAAATGAGATATTTTCATATATACAAGAACCAATTCAAGTCGTGGTACGAAAATAGAAAACACTGTTGTAATATTACCTCATTCACTATACCAAAAACGATGTACCAGTTAACTAGCGCTCTGTCTGTATAAAATATTaatgtatgaaagaaaaaaaattaaaatcacagATAGAAAATGACCCTCAGTTTAAAAGTCAGTCTTAAAATCAGTTCCGATTAAAAAGGTCTGTAGTTAAAGAATTCGCAGCTCGCGGATCAAATTCAGTTTCGATACATCCAATGTGGTATCGCAATTAAAATCTAAGGCATATCCCCTCTCGTTGAAGCGACTTAAATCCATTCATTCATTTGATAGGAGGTAAGAACTGTCCTCCTTCTACTACACTGATTTCTTCAGTTCTATCTTCTTCAATATCATTCGCTTTATTAGCTGTTCCAGGTTTCTCCTTCACGACCTCTGTAGTGATTCTCTTCGTCAGCGGTGCCACTGCTCCTTTTGTCTCGGTCCCAGTCTCCGCCGGCTTAGTGATATTGTTGTTACTGTCATGGTGAACCGTATGCGAGGCGTCGGCTCCGATAGGTTGTAATCTTTCTCGCGTTCGTGCACTTCGTTTCATCACGCCACCTTCAGCATGCCTTTTGCTGGCCTCTGCAGGAATTGTGGTAGGTCCTTTCGGAATTGTTTCTGAAGGATTGTGCGCATCCGTGGTAGCCTTCTGTCGGGAAGTGAGGCGAGATGTCCCGCGATGTCTTTGACGTCCCTGGAGCAAGAGCAAATTGTAAccggaataaaaatatattgaacaggatcaaataagaaaaagaaaagataaaagcaaaaaatgaaaataaatgaataaataaaaaataaatataaaatatataacaaTAATGGTAGAAAATAAGGTCACTGTGAACGCCAACTTGTCTGCGTAGTAAGCTCTCAATTAAACTAGCCGCGACTGATGTAGACCGGCGCACCGAAGAGGTGACCCGAGCGCTTTCTCGCAGTCGGTTCTTTCGCACGCGTTCCTCGCAGTCGGTTCTTTCGCGCGCGTTCTTCGCAGTTGGTTCTTTCGCGCGCGTTCCTCGCGTTCTTTCCGAACAATATCTGTAAGGGAATCAAATATCAGAAAACACGAAAAGAacgaacaaaggaaaaaatagccACCCACGACAGAGTAAGGAGAGAGCTAGAATAACCGGTGGGAGCTTGAAGGATTTCGCTGGCTGGTGCTTTTCTCCGTTTGATCGAGCGAGGGGCCTTTGCTCCTTCCCATTCCCTTCGCGACCTCTTGGGTGCAATCTCTTGCCTACGACCCCATATAGGCATTATGAAACAGGGTCAAACTCCATACATATCCGTCGCAAGTGAAACTTGATCTCTAGAGCGTCCTTACCTCTTGTATCCATTCATGCTGGAAAGCTTCATCAGGGGTCAAACGAGCTGCTGGGTCCCATCTGagaattggaaagaaaaaaaaaaaaaatgaaatcctAACCTTTAACTAAGGGATGGTCGTTCATAGACATGAGATAAAGACGCCTGATATCATTAGAATTTTGGACCCTACGGACAAAAAAAGATTCGATTTAGTTTGAAAACGGATGCTTTTGAAGCGTTCTCGCCCAGTAAAACAAATGCTTTTGCAAATGGTTTCCAAGGAGGATTATTTTGAAACGCTTCGTTTCTAGAGTAGAGGAGTGAAAAACGCTATTGAAAACGAACTGAAGATTTACGACAACAATCGGAAAACTGGAGAATTTTGAAAACGTATCATTATGGAAACACTTCCTTTCTGGTGCAGAAAGACGTTAATagtataaaaataatttgaattcgactatgattagaaaaaaaaaatcgtactCACTCTAAGCAGCCTCTGATAAAGTCCACAAACAAGGCGTCGTTTGTCTTCAGTGCTGCATTGAGTTCTTTGCCATTGACTTGTCGTTTCTTTCCTTTGGAGTTCGTCAAGCTGCGTGGGTTTCCTTTGGAATCTAAACATCAAAATGAACGCAAGCTCAACAAAAAACAGTAGCTGTGCCTGAACGGTTTTTATCGGCACCAGAGAGTTGCAAATCATCGCAAGAAATTACATCAAGGAACTCGTCAGTCTTACCAATGGCGGACAATGAAACCGTTGAGAGAGGTGCAGAAATTATCATGGGCGCTTCATCCTTCAGAGAAGTTTCCATTGCATGAAGCCACTGGGGGTGTTACAAATTCTCTATGGTGGAATACCAGTTCATTGCAGATCACCCCCATCCCCTCCTCCCTCACTCCCCTCAAGCACCAAGTTGTAACTGTACAAATTCATTACTGAACAACGAGGTCGACTGGGAATCAATACAGAACGCATAAATATACAACATACCAAAGAACAGGAATACTAACCGAAGAAGATCCGTCTTCTTGAAGCTGGCTCCAATACGCTTGGTGGTGGTTTGCCTAAAATCTgttgaaagatgaaaaaaaaccttttatatttaacaattggcATGGACCAAACGGGATGCAGAAGAAGGACAAGACTGCTTCACTTAGGTACGATTAGAATAGCAATTCTCTTAACTTACTTACATATATTTAGTTGAAACTTAGTTAAGAGAACCTGGCGTTCAAACAAAGTAAGATTCTCTAACTGATTGGTTTATCTATTCTCCTAACCTTTTTTGCTGGATAGAGTATGGAAATTGTCAGGAGAAACTACATGCTGAACTCAAAGGATTGACACCAACGGAAAGAAGAGTTCGAGGTTTTCTCAAATCTGGACCAttactcacaaaaaaaaacaaaacaaaacaaagacaaacaaaaaaataaaaacctcacCTCCATTATACACGCTAACTGTTCTACTTCATTTTCACCGGGAAAAAGAGGATACCCAGTGTAGAGTTCAGCAAGAATACATCCAAAACTCCACATATCAATCGCCATGTTGTAAGGAATACCTAacgaaaaacaatgaaaaaagaagaagaggtgGTGAATCAATGCTGCCGAGTAAATAACACGTTAGACTCCTCATCGAGCTGTTTGGTCCAAGTTTTTACTCCGAGAATTTCAGTGCTCTCGTTTCTCTTATTAAGTGGATtcacatatttattttaatgttgcAGTCAGTACTCATAAAAACTCCTCGTCTGTGAGCATTTCGATGAGCGTCGTGAAACCAAACCCTGAGTAACCATGTATGCAAAAATGACtgaataaaaagataatttgaatTCAGTGAGACAAAACTAACGACATTCgtgtgaaacaaacaaacaaaaaaattagcttaCCCAAAATGACCTCGGGTGAACGATAGAAACGGCTTTGTA
The sequence above is a segment of the Pocillopora verrucosa isolate sample1 chromosome 5, ASM3666991v2, whole genome shotgun sequence genome. Coding sequences within it:
- the LOC131794646 gene encoding acyl-coenzyme A thioesterase MBLAC2-like encodes the protein MAEEPFSIQKVQGYDNVYLFRERFFDSPNQANIWLVKGTKKDLVIDTGIGLWNLPDFLKQQSLIGDKPVEAVATHVHFDHSGGLYQFENFAIHSREAEAIRHGNNYETVSIFTTTAEISVPPHEGWNIQDYHVKSAQPFEVLEEGYEFDLGDRKLRVLHFPGHSRGSIGLVDEQARVLFSGDTMYDGYLIDWLPYSDITAYVQTCRRLQELSSQVDTVFPGHFNSFDGKRLHSLATDYISRAGTCHKVSSALMKGVASMVLKAKHSGNIPAKFCYHACCCCCFLV